From a region of the Corallococcus macrosporus genome:
- a CDS encoding nucleotide sugar dehydrogenase: MVGNPLLGRIQNREAKVGVVGLGYVGLPLGMAFAEAGFPVTGLDVDQRKIDKIAKGESYIKHIPSAPLAELTNAGKLKATNDFAKARELDCVVICVPTPLTASREPDMSFIVATGEALAPYVRPGQLFILESTTYPGTTEEVLKPLLEKNGLKAGVDFFLAFSPEREDPGNKGFNTKTIPKVVGGYSPACLEVATALYGSALKEVVPVSSTRVAELAKLLENIYRCVNIAMVNEMKMLCDRMNVDVWEVIQAASTKPFGFQPFYPGPGLGGHCIPIDPFYLTWKAREFEFHTKFIELAGEVNWQMPYYVVQRTMEALNQNKKVLNGAKVLCIGAAYKKDIDDHRESPSLRVMTLLKEKGADISYHDPFVKELHKGHGFNMEMKSVPLDPETLNQYDAVMILTDHSHIDYNELVQRSNIVVDTRNATKAVTQGREKIIKA, translated from the coding sequence ATGGTTGGCAACCCGTTGCTGGGTCGGATTCAGAATCGGGAAGCGAAGGTGGGCGTGGTGGGTCTCGGGTACGTCGGTCTTCCGCTGGGCATGGCCTTCGCGGAAGCGGGCTTCCCGGTCACGGGGCTGGACGTCGACCAGCGCAAGATCGACAAGATCGCCAAGGGTGAGAGCTACATCAAGCACATCCCCAGCGCGCCGCTGGCGGAGCTCACCAACGCTGGCAAGCTCAAGGCGACCAACGACTTCGCGAAGGCCCGTGAGCTCGACTGCGTGGTCATCTGCGTGCCCACGCCGCTGACCGCGTCGCGTGAGCCGGACATGAGCTTCATCGTCGCGACGGGCGAGGCCCTGGCCCCGTACGTGCGCCCCGGCCAGCTCTTCATCCTGGAGTCCACCACCTACCCGGGCACGACCGAAGAGGTCCTCAAGCCCCTGCTGGAGAAGAACGGCCTCAAGGCGGGCGTGGACTTCTTCCTGGCCTTCAGCCCCGAGCGCGAGGACCCGGGCAACAAGGGCTTCAACACCAAGACGATTCCGAAGGTCGTCGGCGGCTACTCGCCCGCGTGCCTCGAGGTCGCCACGGCCCTCTACGGCAGCGCCCTGAAGGAAGTGGTGCCGGTGTCCTCCACCCGCGTGGCGGAGCTCGCCAAGCTGCTGGAGAACATCTACCGCTGCGTGAACATCGCCATGGTCAACGAGATGAAGATGCTCTGCGACCGCATGAACGTGGACGTCTGGGAGGTCATCCAGGCCGCCAGCACCAAGCCCTTCGGCTTCCAGCCGTTCTACCCGGGCCCCGGCCTGGGCGGGCACTGCATCCCCATCGACCCGTTCTACCTGACGTGGAAGGCCCGCGAGTTCGAGTTCCACACCAAGTTCATCGAGCTGGCCGGTGAGGTGAACTGGCAGATGCCCTACTACGTGGTGCAGCGCACGATGGAGGCGCTCAACCAGAACAAGAAGGTGCTCAACGGCGCCAAGGTCCTCTGCATCGGCGCGGCGTACAAGAAGGACATCGACGACCACCGCGAGTCCCCGTCGCTGCGCGTGATGACGCTCCTGAAGGAGAAGGGCGCGGACATCAGCTACCACGACCCGTTCGTGAAGGAGCTGCACAAGGGCCACGGCTTCAACATGGAGATGAAGTCCGTCCCGCTCGACCCTGAGACGCTGAACCAGTACGACGCGGTGATGATCCTCACCGACCACTCGCACATCGACTACAACGAGCTGGTCCAGCGCTCGAACATCGTCGTCGACACGCGCAACGCGACCAAGGCCGTCACCCAGGGCCGCGAGAAGATCATCAAGGCGTAA
- a CDS encoding TldD/PmbA family protein — MGAAPASDPRAQLLDAMGAELQRNQQQLKVNGHEAPYFLSYGVKDYESRLIIARYGALFQDDDYRERKLGVDVRVGSYEYDSSVADSLDFGFSTSKGSSFTSRKDGPLDDSPLALRTALWLVTDEKYKAALFQYLKKKGEDVYTVEDPKRPASFSKETPASYVQPPVAFPFDREKWRKLAREVSARFNAHPELFDSEVRITADKSTRLFVSSEGTRLITEETLYALHVSAVTRAPDGQLLDNSRSFYLPTEAGMPDEARVHAAAQKVIDELLALRQAPAITPYAGPAILAPEAAGVLFHETLGHRLEADRQDGDTDGKTFKGQEGKQILPAFLSLRDDPSRREVNGEPLNGYYLYDEEGVKAQTVSLVEKGVLKGYLMSRHPVEGFPKSNGHGRGQGTLQPVARMANLLVDSSKQVSDAELKKLLIAEAKRQGKPYGLIIRDITGGNTNTSSYGYQAFKGVPRMVYRVDVKTGEETLVRGVEIVGTPLSSVNRILATGQRLGVFNGFCGAESGNVPVSTVAPAVLLQELELQRTMEGKDRPPLLPSPAASSKQAAGADAKR, encoded by the coding sequence ATGGGCGCGGCGCCCGCGTCCGACCCTCGCGCCCAGCTCCTGGACGCGATGGGCGCGGAGCTCCAGCGCAACCAACAACAGCTCAAGGTGAACGGCCATGAGGCGCCGTACTTCCTGAGCTATGGCGTGAAGGACTACGAGTCGCGGCTGATCATCGCGCGCTACGGAGCGCTCTTCCAGGACGACGACTACCGCGAGCGCAAGCTGGGCGTGGACGTGCGCGTGGGCAGCTACGAGTACGACAGCTCCGTGGCGGACTCGTTGGACTTCGGCTTCAGCACCAGCAAGGGCTCCAGCTTCACCTCGCGCAAGGACGGGCCGCTGGACGACTCGCCGCTCGCGCTGCGCACGGCGCTGTGGCTCGTCACGGACGAGAAGTACAAGGCCGCGCTCTTCCAGTACCTGAAGAAGAAGGGCGAGGACGTCTACACGGTGGAGGACCCCAAGCGTCCCGCGTCCTTCTCCAAGGAGACGCCGGCCAGCTACGTGCAGCCGCCGGTGGCGTTCCCGTTCGACCGCGAGAAGTGGCGCAAGCTGGCGCGCGAGGTGTCCGCGCGCTTCAACGCGCACCCGGAGCTGTTCGACTCGGAGGTGCGCATCACCGCGGACAAGTCCACGCGGCTGTTCGTGTCCTCGGAGGGCACGCGCCTCATCACCGAGGAGACGCTGTACGCGCTCCACGTCTCCGCGGTGACGCGCGCGCCGGACGGGCAGCTGCTGGACAACTCGCGCAGCTTCTACCTGCCGACGGAAGCCGGGATGCCCGACGAGGCGCGAGTGCACGCGGCCGCGCAGAAGGTCATCGACGAGCTGCTCGCGCTGCGGCAGGCGCCGGCCATCACGCCGTACGCGGGACCGGCCATCCTGGCGCCGGAGGCCGCGGGCGTGCTCTTCCACGAGACGCTGGGCCACCGGTTGGAGGCGGACCGGCAGGACGGCGACACCGACGGCAAGACCTTCAAGGGACAGGAGGGCAAGCAGATCCTCCCGGCCTTCCTGTCGCTGCGGGATGATCCGTCCCGCCGCGAGGTGAACGGCGAACCGCTCAACGGCTACTACCTCTACGACGAGGAGGGCGTGAAGGCGCAGACGGTGAGCCTGGTGGAGAAGGGCGTGCTCAAGGGCTACCTGATGAGCCGCCACCCGGTGGAGGGCTTCCCCAAGTCCAACGGCCACGGGCGCGGGCAGGGCACGCTCCAGCCAGTGGCGCGCATGGCGAACCTCCTCGTGGACAGCTCGAAGCAGGTGAGCGACGCGGAGCTGAAGAAGCTGCTGATCGCGGAGGCGAAGCGGCAGGGCAAGCCGTACGGCCTCATCATCCGAGACATCACCGGCGGCAACACCAACACGTCCAGCTACGGCTACCAGGCCTTCAAGGGCGTGCCGCGCATGGTGTACCGCGTGGACGTGAAGACCGGAGAGGAGACGCTGGTGCGCGGCGTCGAAATCGTGGGCACGCCGCTGTCGTCGGTGAACCGCATCCTCGCCACGGGGCAGCGGCTGGGCGTGTTCAACGGCTTCTGCGGCGCGGAGAGCGGCAACGTGCCCGTGTCCACCGTGGCGCCCGCGGTGCTGCTCCAGGAGCTGGAGCTGCAGCGCACCATGGAGGGCAAGGACCGGCCGCCGCTGTTGCCCAGCCCGGCCGCCTCGTCGAAGCAGGCGGCCGGTGCGGACGCGAAGCGCTAG
- a CDS encoding alpha amylase C-terminal domain-containing protein yields the protein MTDSKINRPKLTSSPTTGSSSVDAAKLAEQQKAAAAKAAAAKRNQSGFESTPATGARAPVAGTGNLARSANASALLGAAPTSAVKNSATVANPTTRTITFTYDAGPHANLTNPKLKGSWDATGRFDAQWSSGGIPMKPLGNGKYEATVKVADDGLARNWEWGVSVDGPSGKDQWAVMGEGNLKLDLSKPTASYSPTTYHSMGAQKSGQDVNFKFWAPDARAVQVKVTDKQGREQRIPMARDEGGNWTAQAKGAWNQMEGKAYVYEVVDSTGAVSDRPDPYARRMMGEQRGLDRLYLDPTRGKEVDRYFTGATGLMRFDIDDAEDADSAYLVLKDGDGNPLNKAQLQERLGRFDDTLIDKLRGGKSNDFWSRNVTDDGRIKMTNHGGAWTTLVNDPDKLAGLRYEFQVFDKDAQGKLHLRDDVNNDGKLSDTERLASSENDPWSDVITQGSGVSFRGSILTDPTAFQFKNDHVPREKDPSKWVVYQLHAGSFLGQAGNANRSTMEDLIKKLDYFKELGVTTLELLPTNEVEGARNWGYLGVNSLAAESSLGFEDETGKWVEGDEALKRFIDAAHGKGLNVVSDVVYNHVFGDHNGLWNVGGPSNPYFNWSKEPGKFEQRDTPWGAVPAYNTPQVKQLFVDHAVQQIAELKFDGLRFDFTEPIKGTGGKDGWDMLREINRQVHFINPDVWTVAEQFDYEPDISRPAKSDGTGGGFDAQWYTEFQHRLVRDNSKPGLIQAASRGMKTDVDAFVNLMTNPRGLDGWKHALSIISNHDEVGNAERTLDTAEGADPTDFPGDWSRGAARFAAGIGMAGPGIPMFFQGDEFGAQNSFKWGNPSTWDSDWSWQDVGKDVDFGKVTFNDTTKATYERLFNLSPDARAKDSAYKAFSADDKKLFAEVAALPPSERKDAMLDVTRRQSFAFYKDAIGLRNSSNAFSAAAEVKRVYTHNDDSVMAFTRKSGNEEFLVVGSLNKKNLEGYALPLPPGQWKEVLNSDAAVYGGGNFGNYGATLNGGNTPVNIPAAGYVVLKKVG from the coding sequence GTGACCGATTCGAAAATCAACCGCCCGAAACTCACCTCGTCCCCCACCACGGGCTCCTCCTCCGTAGACGCCGCGAAGCTGGCCGAGCAGCAGAAGGCCGCCGCCGCGAAGGCCGCCGCCGCGAAGCGCAACCAGTCCGGCTTCGAGTCCACCCCGGCCACGGGCGCTCGGGCTCCGGTGGCCGGCACCGGCAACCTGGCCCGGTCCGCCAACGCGAGCGCGCTCCTGGGCGCCGCGCCCACCTCCGCCGTGAAGAACAGCGCGACGGTGGCCAACCCGACGACGCGGACCATCACGTTCACGTACGACGCGGGCCCGCACGCGAACCTCACGAACCCGAAGCTCAAGGGCAGTTGGGACGCGACAGGCCGCTTCGACGCGCAGTGGTCCTCCGGCGGCATCCCCATGAAGCCGCTGGGCAACGGCAAGTACGAGGCCACGGTGAAGGTGGCGGACGACGGCCTGGCCCGCAACTGGGAGTGGGGCGTCAGCGTGGACGGCCCGTCCGGCAAGGACCAGTGGGCGGTGATGGGCGAGGGCAACCTCAAGCTGGACCTGTCCAAGCCCACCGCGTCGTACTCGCCCACGACGTACCACTCCATGGGCGCGCAGAAGTCCGGCCAGGACGTGAACTTCAAGTTCTGGGCGCCGGATGCGCGCGCCGTGCAGGTGAAGGTGACGGACAAGCAGGGCCGCGAGCAGCGCATCCCCATGGCGCGCGACGAGGGCGGCAACTGGACCGCGCAGGCCAAGGGCGCGTGGAACCAGATGGAGGGCAAGGCCTACGTCTACGAGGTGGTGGACTCCACGGGCGCCGTGAGCGACCGGCCGGACCCCTACGCGCGCCGGATGATGGGCGAGCAGCGCGGCCTGGACCGGCTCTACCTGGACCCCACGCGCGGCAAGGAGGTGGACCGCTACTTCACCGGCGCCACCGGCCTGATGCGCTTCGACATCGACGACGCCGAGGACGCGGACAGCGCGTACCTGGTCCTCAAGGACGGCGACGGCAACCCGCTCAACAAGGCACAGCTCCAGGAGCGCCTGGGTAGGTTCGACGACACGCTCATCGACAAGCTGCGCGGCGGCAAGTCCAACGACTTCTGGTCGCGAAACGTCACCGACGACGGCCGCATCAAGATGACGAACCACGGCGGCGCGTGGACCACGCTCGTCAACGACCCGGACAAGCTCGCGGGCCTGCGCTACGAGTTCCAGGTGTTCGACAAGGACGCGCAGGGCAAGCTGCACCTGCGCGACGACGTGAACAACGACGGCAAGCTCTCCGACACGGAGCGGCTGGCGTCCTCGGAGAACGACCCCTGGAGCGACGTCATCACCCAGGGCAGCGGCGTGTCCTTCCGCGGCTCCATCCTCACCGACCCCACGGCGTTCCAGTTCAAGAACGACCACGTCCCGCGTGAGAAGGACCCGTCGAAGTGGGTGGTGTACCAGCTGCACGCGGGCAGCTTCCTGGGTCAGGCGGGCAACGCGAACCGCTCCACCATGGAGGACCTGATCAAGAAACTGGATTACTTCAAGGAGCTGGGCGTCACCACGCTGGAGCTCCTGCCCACCAACGAGGTGGAGGGCGCGCGCAACTGGGGCTACCTGGGCGTGAACAGCCTGGCCGCGGAGAGCTCGCTCGGCTTCGAGGACGAGACGGGCAAGTGGGTGGAGGGCGACGAGGCCCTCAAGCGCTTCATCGACGCGGCCCACGGCAAGGGCCTCAACGTGGTGTCGGACGTCGTCTACAACCACGTCTTCGGCGACCACAACGGCCTGTGGAACGTGGGCGGCCCCAGCAACCCCTACTTCAACTGGTCCAAGGAGCCCGGCAAGTTCGAGCAGCGCGACACGCCGTGGGGCGCCGTGCCCGCGTACAACACGCCGCAGGTGAAGCAGCTCTTCGTGGACCACGCCGTGCAGCAGATCGCCGAGCTGAAGTTCGACGGCCTGCGCTTCGACTTCACGGAGCCCATCAAGGGCACGGGCGGCAAGGACGGCTGGGACATGCTCCGGGAGATCAACCGCCAGGTGCACTTCATCAACCCGGACGTGTGGACCGTGGCGGAGCAGTTCGACTACGAGCCGGACATCTCGCGCCCGGCGAAGTCCGACGGCACGGGCGGCGGCTTCGACGCCCAGTGGTACACGGAGTTCCAGCACCGGCTGGTGCGTGACAACAGCAAGCCGGGCCTCATCCAGGCCGCCTCGCGCGGGATGAAGACGGACGTGGACGCGTTCGTGAACCTGATGACGAACCCGCGCGGCCTGGACGGCTGGAAGCACGCGCTGTCCATCATCTCCAACCACGACGAGGTGGGGAACGCCGAGCGCACCCTGGACACCGCGGAGGGCGCCGACCCCACCGACTTCCCGGGCGACTGGTCGCGCGGCGCCGCCCGCTTCGCCGCCGGCATCGGCATGGCCGGCCCCGGCATCCCCATGTTCTTCCAGGGTGACGAGTTCGGCGCGCAGAACTCCTTCAAGTGGGGCAACCCCTCCACCTGGGACAGCGACTGGAGCTGGCAGGACGTGGGCAAGGACGTGGACTTCGGCAAGGTGACGTTCAACGACACCACCAAGGCCACCTACGAGCGCCTCTTCAACCTCTCCCCGGACGCGCGCGCGAAGGACAGCGCGTACAAGGCTTTCTCCGCGGACGACAAGAAGCTGTTCGCGGAAGTGGCCGCCCTGCCTCCTTCCGAGCGCAAGGACGCGATGCTGGACGTCACCCGCCGGCAGTCCTTCGCCTTCTACAAGGACGCCATCGGCCTGCGGAACAGCAGCAACGCCTTCAGCGCGGCCGCGGAGGTCAAGCGCGTCTACACCCACAACGACGACAGCGTGATGGCCTTCACGCGCAAGTCGGGCAACGAGGAGTTCCTCGTGGTGGGCAGCCTCAACAAGAAGAACCTGGAGGGCTACGCGCTGCCGCTGCCTCCCGGGCAGTGGAAGGAAGTGCTGAACAGCGACGCCGCGGTGTACGGCGGCGGCAACTTCGGCAACTACGGCGCCACGCTCAACGGCGGGAACACCCCGGTGAACATCCCCGCCGCCGGCTACGTGGTGCTGAAGAAGGTCGGCTAG
- a CDS encoding metalloenzyme, whose translation MRVAVLFIDGVGIGRKDPAVNPLADRDHLLAWFQDAPTPVLPHGGVGLAVDPTFGVPGRPQSASNQTAILTGDPAPVLVGGHVLGYPNTALKDLLAERSIVRRLKAAGRTATFANAYPAPYLDALGVPRRPSTSPPEFTLSERAARKVRPSAAKLAFAAGQEPLRTLDDARADDGLTHDITGANARAHGLDVPHRTPGEAAALFWRIAGGADFTFFEHYLADEAGHAQDFTAARLALDTFDAFLRAVAATRPHDARVLVCSDHGNVEDLSVRGHTVHAVPMLYFGPTAPEVASFSTVADVGRAVVRWLGAD comes from the coding sequence GTGCGCGTCGCGGTCCTGTTCATCGATGGGGTGGGCATCGGACGGAAGGACCCGGCCGTGAACCCGCTCGCGGACCGCGACCACCTCCTGGCGTGGTTCCAGGACGCCCCCACCCCCGTCCTGCCCCACGGCGGCGTGGGCCTCGCGGTGGACCCCACCTTCGGCGTGCCCGGCCGGCCCCAGTCCGCCTCCAACCAGACCGCCATCCTCACCGGGGACCCCGCGCCCGTCCTCGTGGGGGGCCATGTCCTGGGCTACCCCAACACCGCCCTGAAGGACCTGCTCGCGGAGCGCTCCATCGTGCGGCGCCTCAAGGCCGCGGGCCGCACGGCCACGTTCGCCAACGCGTACCCCGCGCCATACCTGGACGCGCTCGGCGTCCCCCGGCGCCCGTCCACGTCCCCGCCGGAGTTCACCCTGTCCGAGCGCGCCGCGCGCAAGGTGCGCCCCTCCGCCGCGAAGCTCGCCTTCGCCGCGGGCCAGGAGCCGCTGCGCACGCTGGACGACGCGCGGGCGGATGACGGCCTCACCCACGACATCACCGGCGCCAACGCGCGCGCGCACGGACTGGACGTGCCCCACCGCACGCCGGGCGAAGCCGCGGCCCTCTTCTGGCGTATCGCGGGCGGGGCGGACTTCACCTTCTTCGAGCACTACCTCGCCGACGAGGCCGGCCACGCGCAGGACTTCACGGCCGCCCGCCTGGCGCTCGACACCTTCGACGCCTTCCTGCGCGCCGTCGCCGCCACGCGCCCACACGACGCGCGCGTGTTGGTGTGCAGTGACCACGGCAACGTGGAGGACCTGTCGGTTCGAGGACACACCGTGCACGCCGTGCCCATGCTCTACTTCGGCCCCACCGCACCGGAGGTAGCGTCCTTCTCCACCGTCGCGGACGTGGGCCGCGCCGTGGTCCGCTGGCTCGGCGCCGACTGA
- a CDS encoding DUF4388 domain-containing protein → MAIHGDLFSYPLPEFLQWLDSSRKTGTLQLSWEAGERKLFLLSGQVGATASEGLRGRVARLLSLPKLATGTRVLAAFDELARTPDVDAAFDAHGVQARWVRDLGREELFAAMTDLTIAGQGTFHWTEDADRTGEDWVPSDMSIRELLFESLRWVDEQGDVDKALPIDALSVKALAPPSPSQPLMHRIILALTTTPQNLGRLRLSMGVSRSSVTRRVHELLRAKLVEVDGAPQVEADPVAEMLEKGAVLMREGQYDAAGIVCGSLLASDPADRRVREFARLVQREHVAALYADLPPLVVPRLIQSPQTMVMLKPEERQIAGLISGTWDVSTLVLASPARELETLKTLAKLHRMGLLELSLPR, encoded by the coding sequence ATGGCCATCCACGGCGACCTCTTCAGCTACCCGCTCCCCGAGTTCCTTCAATGGCTGGACAGCTCCCGCAAGACGGGGACGTTGCAGCTGTCGTGGGAGGCGGGCGAGCGCAAGTTGTTCCTCCTGTCCGGCCAGGTGGGCGCCACCGCGAGCGAAGGCCTGCGCGGCCGCGTGGCCCGCCTGCTATCGCTGCCGAAGCTGGCCACGGGCACGCGCGTGCTGGCGGCGTTCGACGAGCTGGCGCGCACGCCGGACGTGGACGCGGCCTTCGACGCGCACGGCGTGCAGGCGAGATGGGTGCGGGATTTGGGCCGCGAGGAGCTGTTCGCGGCGATGACGGACCTGACCATCGCGGGGCAGGGCACGTTCCACTGGACGGAGGACGCGGACCGCACCGGTGAGGACTGGGTGCCGTCCGACATGAGCATCCGCGAGCTGCTCTTTGAATCCCTGCGCTGGGTGGACGAGCAGGGGGACGTGGACAAGGCGCTGCCCATCGACGCGCTGAGCGTGAAGGCGCTGGCGCCGCCCAGCCCCAGCCAGCCGCTGATGCACCGGATCATCCTGGCGCTGACGACGACGCCGCAGAACCTGGGGCGGCTGCGGCTGTCCATGGGCGTGTCGCGCTCGTCGGTGACGCGCCGGGTGCACGAGCTCTTGCGCGCGAAGCTGGTGGAGGTGGACGGCGCGCCGCAGGTGGAAGCGGATCCGGTGGCGGAGATGCTGGAGAAGGGCGCGGTGCTGATGCGCGAGGGCCAGTACGACGCGGCCGGCATCGTGTGCGGTTCGCTGCTGGCCAGCGACCCCGCGGACCGGCGCGTGCGCGAGTTCGCGCGCCTGGTGCAGCGCGAGCACGTGGCCGCGCTCTACGCGGACCTGCCGCCGCTGGTGGTGCCGAGGCTCATCCAGTCCCCGCAGACGATGGTGATGCTCAAGCCGGAGGAGCGGCAGATCGCCGGGCTGATCAGCGGGACGTGGGACGTGTCCACGCTGGTGCTGGCCAGCCCCGCGCGCGAGCTGGAGACGCTCAAGACGCTGGCGAAGCTGCACCGCATGGGGCTGCTGGAACTCTCGCTCCCGCGCTGA
- a CDS encoding ADP-ribosylation factor-like protein: protein MSSVNLMAREVAAKIVFYGPGLSGKTTTLRKVYETVRPAHRGEMMSIATEGDRTLFFDFLPVKVERVGDCSVRLALYTVPGQVFYNATRKLVLQGADGVVFVADSQAEAMDANRESLANLEENLLENGIRLENFPLVMQWNKRDLDNVLSVEELRRELNPRGVPDFESAATNGRGVMDTLKTITRLVIKDLRAKRIVPPPRPAPPAPGTAPAGLEAQLAQHLHHRQPPVAPQSVAPKAGPTAAIAATPVPRTLTAPAPPRVEPAAVPVVAANTGSKVLGPTSALAPGDLFDHARAAEAAFIAGDYTTCVTACTDAVRRAMAFAGEGSLAQQAFLLHVDGSDLLRLQGLSTLPQLRVDDAAFALYVLMQVFVRLNAVGLPTAG, encoded by the coding sequence GTGAGCAGCGTGAACCTGATGGCCCGCGAAGTGGCCGCGAAGATCGTCTTCTACGGCCCCGGCCTGTCGGGGAAGACGACGACCCTGCGAAAGGTCTACGAGACCGTTCGCCCGGCCCACCGCGGCGAGATGATGTCCATCGCCACCGAAGGCGACCGGACGCTCTTCTTCGACTTCCTGCCCGTGAAGGTGGAGCGCGTGGGCGACTGCTCCGTGCGCCTGGCCCTCTACACCGTGCCCGGACAGGTCTTCTACAACGCCACCCGCAAGCTGGTGCTCCAGGGCGCGGACGGCGTGGTGTTCGTGGCGGACTCGCAGGCGGAGGCGATGGACGCCAACCGCGAGTCCCTGGCCAACCTGGAGGAGAACCTCCTGGAGAACGGCATCCGGCTGGAGAACTTCCCGCTGGTGATGCAGTGGAACAAGCGGGACCTGGACAACGTCCTCTCCGTGGAGGAGCTGCGCCGGGAGCTCAACCCGCGCGGCGTCCCCGACTTCGAGTCCGCCGCCACCAACGGCCGCGGCGTGATGGACACGCTCAAGACCATCACCCGGCTGGTCATCAAGGACCTGCGCGCCAAGCGCATCGTCCCGCCGCCCCGCCCCGCGCCGCCCGCGCCCGGCACCGCCCCCGCGGGCCTGGAGGCGCAGCTCGCGCAGCACCTGCACCACCGCCAGCCGCCGGTCGCGCCGCAGTCCGTCGCGCCCAAGGCGGGCCCCACCGCCGCCATCGCCGCCACGCCCGTGCCCCGCACGCTGACGGCGCCCGCCCCGCCCCGCGTGGAGCCCGCCGCCGTGCCCGTCGTCGCCGCGAACACGGGCAGCAAGGTGCTGGGGCCCACGAGCGCGCTTGCGCCCGGGGACCTCTTCGACCACGCCCGCGCCGCGGAGGCCGCCTTCATCGCCGGGGACTACACCACCTGCGTCACCGCCTGCACCGACGCCGTCCGGCGCGCCATGGCGTTCGCGGGGGAAGGCTCCCTGGCCCAGCAGGCTTTCCTGCTCCACGTGGACGGCTCGGACCTGCTGCGGCTGCAGGGCCTGTCCACGCTGCCGCAGCTGCGCGTGGATGACGCGGCCTTCGCGCTCTACGTGCTCATGCAGGTCTTCGTGCGGCTCAACGCCGTGGGCCTGCCGACCGCCGGCTGA
- a CDS encoding anhydro-N-acetylmuramic acid kinase — protein MRPATPPSPSLPPRLCVGVLSGTSVDAADAALCRVEGTGADVTLQLLAHVSHPFSPDLVSRVLGPQDARSLCALNFELGERFAEAVLAVIARAGVKPGDIHAVGSHGQTMAHLPPDLSPIASTLQIGEADVIAERTGLPVVSDFRTRDMAVGGQGAPLVPYLDWAVFRNRERPDATRAFLNLGGIANVSVVGEHLDDTLAFDTGPANMVLDGLARRVTQGQLGCDRDGSLSSRGQVIPALLEELLAHPFLARPPPRSAGREGFGEPLVDRLWKAAPERPHDLMATARAFTVEATARAFETWVHPRFPRLEAVYVSGGGTRNPVLMADLRARLAPVPLERLDVLGFPEEAKEAALFALLAAEHRAGTPANVRPATGAGRRVVLGKLTP, from the coding sequence ATGCGCCCCGCCACGCCACCCTCCCCCTCCCTGCCGCCCCGGCTGTGCGTGGGCGTGCTGTCCGGCACCAGCGTGGACGCGGCGGACGCGGCGCTGTGCCGCGTGGAGGGCACGGGCGCGGACGTGACGCTCCAGTTGCTCGCGCACGTCTCCCATCCCTTCTCTCCGGACCTCGTCTCGCGGGTCCTGGGCCCGCAGGACGCCCGGAGCCTCTGCGCGCTCAACTTCGAGCTCGGGGAGCGCTTCGCGGAGGCAGTCCTCGCCGTCATCGCGCGAGCGGGCGTGAAGCCCGGGGACATCCACGCCGTCGGCTCGCACGGCCAGACGATGGCGCACCTGCCCCCAGACCTGTCGCCCATCGCGTCCACGCTCCAGATTGGCGAAGCGGACGTCATCGCCGAGCGCACCGGCCTGCCCGTCGTCAGCGACTTCCGCACGCGCGACATGGCCGTGGGCGGACAGGGTGCCCCGCTGGTGCCCTACCTGGACTGGGCCGTCTTCCGGAACCGCGAGCGGCCGGACGCCACGCGCGCGTTCCTCAACCTGGGCGGCATCGCCAACGTGAGCGTCGTGGGCGAGCACCTGGACGACACGCTCGCGTTCGACACCGGGCCCGCGAACATGGTGCTGGATGGCCTGGCGCGCCGGGTGACGCAGGGCCAGCTCGGGTGTGACCGGGACGGCAGCCTGTCCTCCCGGGGCCAGGTGATTCCGGCGCTCCTGGAGGAGCTGCTCGCGCATCCGTTCCTCGCCCGTCCCCCTCCGCGCAGCGCGGGCCGCGAGGGCTTTGGCGAGCCGCTGGTGGACCGCCTCTGGAAGGCGGCCCCGGAGCGGCCCCATGACCTGATGGCCACCGCGCGCGCCTTCACCGTGGAGGCCACCGCGCGCGCCTTCGAGACCTGGGTGCACCCCCGTTTTCCCCGGCTGGAGGCGGTGTACGTCTCCGGCGGCGGGACGCGGAACCCGGTGCTCATGGCGGACCTGCGGGCGCGGCTGGCCCCGGTGCCACTGGAGCGGCTGGACGTGCTGGGCTTCCCCGAGGAAGCGAAGGAGGCGGCCCTCTTCGCCCTGCTCGCGGCCGAGCACCGGGCCGGGACGCCCGCGAATGTTCGCCCCGCAACTGGCGCCGGGCGCCGAGTCGTTCTAGGTAAGCTGACACCGTGA